From the genome of Denticeps clupeoides chromosome 4, fDenClu1.1, whole genome shotgun sequence, one region includes:
- the htt gene encoding huntingtin isoform X5: MATMEKLMKAFESLKSFQQQQGPPSAEELVQKQKKDLATTKKDRVTHCLTICENIVAQSLRTSPEFQKLLGIAMEMFLLCSDDKESDVRMVADECLNKIIKALMDSNLPRLQLELYKEIKKNGASRSLRAALWRFAELAHLVRPQKCRPYFVNLLPCLTRITKRQEESVQETLATAIPKIMAALGNFANDGEIKVLLKAFVANLKSSSPTIRRTAASSAVSVCQNSRRTHYFYAWLLNVLLGLVVPVDAEYPSHLILGVLLTLRYLMPLLQQQVPSTSLKGSFGVMRKEADIGPAPEQLVQVYELTLHYTQHCDHNVVTASLELLQQTFRTPPPELLNVLITRGGILNASVFREDAESRARSGSILELIAGGGSSWSPLLIRKQKGKMLSGEEEGLEDDPETRSEVTTGSFAASVGGDSSSDPTASSSGVSSLTQADIITEQPRSSQHALQPGDSVDLSASSEGVAVAGGSDTPDDEEEMLSRSSSQISGGGGSGVAMVSEEAAADGNLQIDQQQASAPPSDSSQTTTEGPDSAVTPSECPELVLDGNESQYSGMQIGTLQDEEEEATAPAPEEPLDPFSQSVLALRKPHLLESKGHNRQASDSSVDRFITKDEVLEPADLDSRPSRIKGEIGHYTDLKEEPLVHCVRLLAAYFLLTGQKNGLVPDREVRVSVKALAVSCVGAAAALHPEAFFNTLYLEPLDGLAQDEQQYITDILKYIDHGDPQIRGATAILCGAVIQSILLKTRFNVEVWLSTVQSCTGNPVSLVDFVPLLQKSLRDESSVTCKMACFSVRHCIMTLCNSSHSELGLQLIIDLMTLRDCSYWLVRTELLETLAEIDFRLVSFLEHKTESLHKGEHHYLGLLRLQDRVLNDVILHLLGDDDPRVRHVAATTISRMVSRLFYDCDQAQADPVVAIARDQSSVYLQLLMHETQPPSHFTVSAITRTYRGYSLSQGTSDVTIDNNLSRVITVVAHALTSSTSRALTFGCCEALCLLSITFPVCTWSTGWHCGYISSSVSHVNRSSLYRSRGRSHSLSQSGSGEEGRRSLTVGMANMVLSLLSSAWFPLDLSAHQDALLLTANLLAAAAPKSLKSPWGSEEETNTPPNKQEEPWPALGDRSLVVMVEQLFSHLLKILNICAHVLDDTPPGPAVKASLPSLSNTPSLSPIRRKGKEKEPSEPSATPMSPKKGGETNTGRPADSTGTTPVNKATSLGSFYHLPPYLKLYDVLKATHTNYRVTLDLHNANEKFGSFLRSALDVLSQLLELATLHDIGKCVEEILGYLKSCFSRESMMATVCVQQLLKTLFGTNLASQYEVTATHPCRSQGKALRLGSSSLRPGLYHYCFMAPYTHFTQALADASLRNMVQAEQEQDASGWFDVMQKVSSQLRSSITNVTRHRGDKNAIHNHIRLFEPLVIKALKQYTTSTSVALQRQVLDLLAQLVQLRVNYCLLDSDQVFIGFVLKQFEYIELGQFRESEEIVPNIFFFLVLLSYERYHSKQIISIPQIIQLCDGIMASGRKAVTHAIPALQPIVHDLFVLRGTNKADAGKELETQKEVVVSMLLRLIQYHQVLEMFILVLQQCHKENEDKWKRLSRQIADIILPMIGKQQMHLDSHEALGVLNTLFESVAPSSLRPVDMLLKSMFVTPATMASVGTVQLWVSGILAILRVLISQSTEDIVLSRVQELSLSPYLLSCPAIHRLHSDVASQAAPPPIVSDENEGEPLRFPPEETFARFLLQLVGVLLEDISTKQVKVDMTEQQHTFYCQQLGTLLMCLIHIFKSGMFRRITAAASKLLKSEGGEGSFYALEGLNTMVQRLITTHPSLVLLWCQVLLIINYTNYSWWSEVHQTPSRHSLSCTKLLSPHPSGEGDDDQQESRQAMCNREIVRRGALILFCDYVCQNLHDSEHLTWLTVNHVRDLISLSHEPPVQDFISAVHRNSAASGLFIQAIQSRCDNLTTPTMLKKTLQCLEGMHLSQSGALLMLYVDKLLNTPFRVLARMVDTLACRRVEMLLAETLQNSIAQLPLEELDRIQQYLQSSGLAQRHQRFYSLLDRFRATVAEETSSPVPPATSHPLDGDPPPAPENVEANKDWYISLVKSQCCLNGEGALYETTDLLTKLPQSDLSAIMNSKDFNLALLAPCLSVGAQRLSQGQGGILFNTALQVTMERLSIITQLLPTPHHPFLPPSDPGQGTEAYWDKLNEVYGDVTLYQTVLSVCGALSQYLLSLPKLPSSLHVPSERESLIARFSTMAMEVLVWRVLQDLAPLSVCLQSVLSCVCLALHQSHVWSLLASPAYLTQAVSIIHCVRLLIHAVAVGPGDQLLTPERKKTHTDTKDQVDSAKDNTCEQRACEVMVEMVEALQSVLSLGHPRNSLIPAFLTPTLRNVIISLARLPLVNSYTRVPPLVWKLGWSPRRGGEFGTVLPEIPVEFLQEKDVFREFLYRINTLGWSSRTQFEETWATLLGVLVTQPISMDQEEESQQEEDLERTQINVLAVQAITSLVLSAMTLPVAGNPAVSCLEQQPRNKSLKALDTRFGKKLSVIRGTVEREIQAMVSKRDNIATHFPYQAWDPVPSLTSSSTGTLISHEKLLLQINTEREMGNMDYKLGQVSIHSVWLGNNITPLREEEWGEDEEDEIDAPPPASPPISPINSRKHRAGVDIHSCSQFLLELYSQWILPGSPSSRKTPVILISEVVRSLLAVSDLFTERNQFDMMFSTLMELQRVHPPEDEILNQYLVPAICKAAAVLGMDKATAEPVCRLLETTLRSTHLPSRIGALHGVLYVLECDLLDDTARQLIPIVSEYLLSNLRAVAYCVNLHNQQHVLVMCAVAFYMMENYPLDVGSEFNNVIIQLCGVMLSASEEATPSVIYHCVLRGLERLLLSEQLSRLDAETLVKLSVERVNMPSPHRAMAALGLMLTCMYTGKENAVPGRPAEGDPNAPDSETVIVAMERVSVLFDRIRKGFPCEARVVARILPQFLDDFFPPQDVMNKVIGEFLSNQQPYPQFMATVVYKVFQTLHATGQSSMVRDWVLLSLSNFTQRTPVAMAMWSLSCFFVSASTSQWISALLPHVISRMGKSDVVDVSLFCLVAMDFYRHQIDEELDRRAFQSVFEMVASPGSPYYQLLCCLKSIHQDTSL; the protein is encoded by the exons ATGGCCACCATGGAGAAACTGATGAAGGCCTTCGAGTCTCTCAAGTCATTCCAGCAACAACAGGGCCCACCGTCGGCCGAAGAGCTTGTCCAGAAACA GAAAAAAGATCTTGCTACCACCAAAAAGGATCGGGTAACTCACTGTCTGACCATATGTGAAAACATAGTGGCACAGTCCCTAAG GACTTCGCCAGAGTTCCAGAAGCTTTTAGGCATCGCCATGGAGATGTTCCTGCTGTGCAGTGACGATAAAGAATCTGATGTCAGGATGGTGGCGGACGAGTGCCtcaacaaaataattaaa GCACTAATGGACTCTAACCTGCCTCGGCTACAGCTGGAGCTTTACAAAGAGATTAAGAAG AATGGAGCATCTCGAAGTCTTCGCGCTGCGCTGTGGAGGTTTGCTGAGCTCGCCCACCTGGTCCGACCACAGAAGTGCAG GCCCTACTTTGTGAACCTTCTGCCTTGTTTGACCCGCATCACTAAGCGCCAAGAAGAGAGCGTGCAAGAGACTCTGGCAACAGCCATCCCTAAAATCATGGCTGCTCTGGGCAACTTTGCTAATGATGGCGAGATCAAG GTGCTCCTGAAAGCCTTCGTAGCCAATCTGAAGTCCAGTTCCCCCACTATCCGTCGCACTGCAGCCAGTTCTGCGGTTAGCGTATGCCAGAATTCACGCCGGACTCACTACTTCTATGCCTGGCTCCTCAATGTGCTGCTTG GTCTTGTGGTCCCTGTGGATGCGGAGTATCCAAGTCATTTGATTTTAGGGGTGCTGCTCACGCTGCGGTACCTTATGcctctgctgcagcagcaggtgcCCAGCACCAGCCTGAAGGGCAGTTTTGGTGTCATGCGCAAGGAGGCGGACATCGGCCCAGCACCTGAGCAGCTAGTCCAG GTATATGAGCTGACCCTTCACTACACACAGCACTGTGACCACAATGTGGTGACTGCGTCTCTGGAGCTGCTTCAGCAGACTTTCCGCACGCCTCCACCAGAGCTGCTCAACGTGCTCATCACACGCGGCGGCATTCTGAACGCCAGCGTCTTTCGGGAGGACGCTGAGAGCCGTGCTCGTAGTGGCAGCATCCTCGAGCTCATCG CTGGCGGAGGCTCATCGTGGAGCCCGCTCCTCATCAGGAAGCAGAAAG gCAAAATGTTGtcaggggaggaggaggggttaGAGGATGACCCTGAGACTAGATCAGAGGTCACTACTGGCTCCTTTGCAG CATCAGTAGGGGGCGACTCATCCAGCGACCCTACAGCCTCCTCTTCGGGTGTGTCCTCTCTCACTCAGGCTGACATCATCACTGAGCAGCCACGGtcttcccagcatgccttgcagCCAGGTGACTCAGTGGATCTGAGTGCATCCTCAGAGGGCGTGGCAGTTGCTGGGGGCAGCGACACTcctgatgatgaagaggagatGCTCAGTCGCAGCTCCAGTCAAATCAGCGGTGGGGGAGGGAGTGGTGTTGCTATGGTGAGCGAGGAGGCGGCAGCCGACGGCAACCTCCAGATAGACCAGCAGCAGGCCTCAGCACCTCCCAGTGACAGTTCTCAGACCACGACAGAGGGTCCAGACTCAGCAGTCACACCGTCGGAGTGTCCAGAGCTC GTCCTAGATGGCAATGAAAGTCAGTATTCAGGGATGCAGATCGGAACCCTgcaggatgaggaagaggaggcaaCGGCCCCTGCACCAGAAGAGCCACTGGACCCATTCTCTCAATCAGTACTGG CTTTGAGAAAACCCCATCTGCTGGAGAGTAAAGGTCACAACAGACAGGCATCAGACAGTAGCGTGGACCGTTTCATAACAAAGGATGAGGTGCTGGAACCTGCTGACCTGGACAGCAGG CCGTCCAGGATAAAAGGAGAGATCGGACACTACACTGACCTGAAGGAGGAGCCTCTAGTGCACTGTGTCAGGCTCCTGGCTGCTTATTTCCTGCTGACGGGGCAAAAAAACG GCCTGGTTCCTGACAGAGAGGTGCGGGTGAGTGTGAAGGCCCTGGCGGTGAGCTGTgtgggagcagcagctgcactcCATCCTGAGGCCTTCTTCAACACCCTCTACCTGGAGCCCTTGGATGGGTTGGCGCAGGATG AGCAACAGTACATCACTGACATTCTGAAATACATTGACCATGGGGACCCACAGATTCGAGGGGCTACAGCTATTCTCTGTGGTGCTGTCATTCAGTCCATTCTCCTCAAAACTCGCTTCAATGTTGAGGTCTGGCTGTCTACTGTCCAGAGCTGCACAG GTAACCCAGTTAGTTTGGTTGACTTTGTGCCTCTGCTGCAGAAGAGTCTAAGGGACGAATCATCAGTCACCTGTAAGATGGCTTGTTTTTCAGTCAGG cacTGCATTATGACCCTCTGCAACAGCAGCCACAGTGAGCTTGGCTTGCAGCTGATCATAGATCTCATGACCCTGCGGGACTGCTCCTATTGGTTGGTCCGTACTGAGCTTTTGGAGACGCTGGCAGAGATAGATTTTCG ATTAGTCAGCTTCCTTGAGCATAAAACTGAGAGTTTACACAAAGGGGAACACCACTACCTGGGG TTGCTTCGGCTTCAGGACCGAGTGCTTAATGATGTCATTTTGCACCTTTTGGGAGATGATGATCCTAGGGTCCGACATGTGGCTGCAACCACTATCAGCAG GATGGTCTCGCGGTTATTTTATGACTGTGACCAGGCTCAGGCTGACCCAGTGGTGGCCATAGCTCGTGACCAGAGCAGTGTGtacctgcagctgctgatgcATGAGACTCAGCCACcctcccactttactgtcagtGCCATTACCAG GACCTACAGAGGGTACTCTTTATCTCAGGGGACCTCTGATGTAACGATAGACAACAACCTGTCCCGTGTCATCACAGTAGTGGCTCATGCACTCACCTCCTCAACGTCCAGAGCTCTGACT tTTGGGTGTTGTGAAGCCCTGTGCCTCCTAAGCATCACCTTCCCAGTTTGCACCTGGAGCACTGGGTGGCATTGTGGTTACATCAGTTCATCTGTCAGTCATGTGAATCGCTCCAGCCTCTACCGTAGCCGTGGACGCTCCCACAG CCTGTCCCAGTCTGGCTCAGGGGAGGAGGGTCGGCGATCTCTCACAGTGGGCATGGCCAACATGGTCCTGTCACTGCTGTCCTCTGCCTGGTTTCCTCTGGACCTCTCTGCACATCAGGACGCCCTATTGCTCACCGCTAACCTTCTAGCAG CTGCTGCTCCAAAGTCTTTGAAGAGTCCCTGGGGCAGCGAGGAGGAAACTAATACACCCCCCAACAAACAGGAAGAGCCATGGCCAGCTCTTGGGGACCGCTCTCTTGTTGTAATGGTGGAGCAGCTCTTCTCTCATCTCCTCAAAATCCTTAACATCTGTGCCCATGTATTAGATGATACACCACCAGGTCCAGCGGTCAAG GCCTCCCTCCCTTCTTTGTCCAACACACCATCTCTCAGCCCCATACGGAGGAAGGGCAAAGAGAAGGAGCCGTCTGAGCCCAGTGCTACCCCCATGAGCCCAAAGAAGGGGGGAGAGACCAACACAG GCAGGCCTGCAGATAGCACAGGGACCACTCCAGTTAACAAGGCTACATCTTTGGGCAGCTTCTACCATCTTCCTCCATACTTAAAGCTTTATGATGTTCTGAAGGCCACTCACACCAATTATAGG GTAACGCTTGATCTTCATAATGCTAATGAAAAGTTTGGCAGCTTTCTGCGTTCTGCACTGGACGTTTTGTCACAGCTGCTGGAGCTGGCAACATTGCATGACATTGGAAAA TGTGTGGAGGAGATTCTAGGCTACCTGAAGTCATGCTTCTCCAGAGAGTCAATGATGGCCACTGTATGCGTGCAGCAG CTCCTGAAGACTCTGTTTGGTACAAACCTGGCTTCCCAGTATGAAGTCACAGCCACCCATCCATGCCGATCCCAGGGCAAGGCTCTGCGTCTGGGCTCCTCCAGCTTGCGGCCTGGCCTCTACCACTACTGTTTCATGGCCCCCTATACTCATTTCACACAGGCGCTGGCAGATGCCAGCCTCAGGAACATGGTGCAGGCTGAGCAGGAGCAGGATGCTTCAGG ATGGTTTGATGTCATGCAGAAGGTGTCCAGTCAGCTTAGGTCAAGCATTACCAATGTCACACGTCACAGAGGTGACAAG AATGCCATTCACAACCACATCCGCCTGTTTGAGCCGCTGGTGATCAAAGCATTGAAGCAGTACACCACCAGCACCTctgtggccctgcagaggcAGGTTCTAGATCTGTTGGCCCAGTTGGTGCAGCTCAGAGTCAACTACTGCCTTCTGGACTCTGACCAG GTTTTTATCGGCTTTGTGCTGAAACAGTTTGAGTATATTGAGTTGGGCCAGTTCAG AGAATCTGAGGAGATTGTGCCGAACATCTTCTTTTTCCTGGTGCTGCTGTCGTACGAGCGTTACCACTCCAAACAGATAATCAGCATACCCCAAATTATCCAGCTGTGTGATGGCATTATGGCCAGTGGCAGGAAAGCTGTAACTCATG CAATCCCGGCTCTTCAGCCCATTGTCCATGACCTGTTTGTCCTGAGGGGTACCAACAAAGCAGATGCAGGCAAAGAGTTGGAGACCCAGAAGGAGGTTGTGGTGTCCATGCTGCTTCGCCTCATACAGTACCATCAG GTGCTGGAGATGTTTATCCTGGTGCTGCAGCAGTGTCACAAAGAAAATGAGGATAAATGGAAGAGGCTCTCTAGACAGATTGCTGACATCATCTTACCCATGATTGGAAAACAACAG ATGCATTTAGACTCCCATGAAGCTTTGGGTGTGTTAAACACACTTTTCGAGTCGGTGGCCCCCTCTTCGCTTCGTCCTGTGGATATGCTGCTTAAAAGTATGTTCGTCACTCCAGCCACCATG GCGTCTGTGGGTACTGTGCAGCTGTGGGTGTCTGGGATTCTGGCTATTCTACGCGTCCTCATCTCCCAGTCCACAGAAGATATTGTCCTGTCTCGGGTGCAGGagctctccctctccccctatCTACTGTCCTGTCCAGCCATCCACCGTCTCCACAGCGACGTGGCCTCCCAAGCTGCACCCCCACCAATTGTGTCTGATGAAAATGAAGGAGAACCTCTGCGTTTCCCTCCAGAAGAGACCTTTGCTAG GTTTCTACTTCAACTGGTAGGTGTTCTTTTAGAggacatctccaccaagcaggTGAAGGTAGACATGACTGAACAGCAACACACATTCTACTGCCAGCAGCTGGGCACACTGCTCATGTGCCTCATCCACATTTTTAAGTCTG GAATGTTTCGGAGGATTACAGCAGCAGCCTCAAAACTGCTGAAGTCAGAAGGAGGGGAGGGCAGTTTCTATGCCTTGGAGGGGCTTAACACCATGGTGCAGAGGCTCATCACTACACACCCTTCGTTGGTGTTGCTCTGGTGCCAAGTGCTGCTCATTATCAACTACACCAACTATTCATGGTGGTCTGAGGTGCACCAAACACCCAG CAGGCACAGCCTGTCCTGCACCAAGCTTTTGAGTCCTCACCCTTCTGGGGAAGGAGATGATGACCAGCAAGAGAGCCGACAGGCAATGTGCAATAGGGAGATAGTTCGCCGGGGGGCGCTCATCCTCTTCTGTGACTATGTG TGTCAGAACTTGCATGACTCAGAGCACCTGACGTGGTTGACCGTGAATCACGTGCGCGATCTGATCAGCCTTTCCCATGAGCCTCCAGTGCAGGACTTCATCAGTGCCGTCCACCGCAACTCAGCCGCCAGTGGCCTTTTCATACAAGCCATTCAATCCCGCTGTGACAATCTTACTACT CCCACCATGCTAAAGAAGACCCTGCAGTGTTTGGAGGGTATGCACCTGAGCCAGTCTGGAGCTCTGCTCATGCTCTATGTTGATAAGCTTCTCAACACACCATTCCGCGTGCTGGCACGCATGGTGGACACGCTGGCCTGCCGCCGGGTGGAGATGCTGCTGGCAGAAACATTGCAG AACAGCATAGCGCAGCTGccactggaggagctggaccgGATTCAGCAGTATCTCCAGAGCAGCGGGCTGGCCCAAAG ACATCAGAGGTTCTACTCCCTGCTGGACAGGTTCCGAGCCACTGTTGCTGAAGAGACTAGCAGCCCCGTCCCTCCTGCAACTTCACACCCCCTGGATGGAGACCCACCTCCTGCCCCTGAGAATGTAGAGGCCAACAAG GATTGGTATATATCCTTGGTGAAGTCTCAGTGTTGTCTGAATGGTGAGGGAGCTCTATATGAAACCACTGATTTGCTGACTAAACTGCCCCAGTCAGACCTCAGTGCCATTATGAACAGCAAG GACTTTAACCTAGCGCTTCTTGCTCCCTGCCTGAGTGTTGGGGCACAGAGGCTGTCTCAGGGTCAAGGTGGGATCCTGTTTAACACTGCTCTCCAGGTTACCATGGAACGCTTGTCCATCATTACCCAGCTTCTGCCGACCCCCCACCACCCTTTCCTGCCGCCCTCTGACCCAGGGCAAGGCACAGAAGCCTACTGGGACAAATTGAATGAGGTCTACG GTGACGTGACTTTATACCAGAcagtgctgagtgtgtgtggtgcgcTGAGTCAGTACCTGCTGTCCCTGCCCAAACTTCCTTCCTCACTGCATGTTCCCTCAGAGAGGGAAAGCCTCATTGCCCGCTTCAGCACTATGGCTATGGAG GTGCTTGTGTGGCGGGTGCTGCAGGATCTGGCTCCTCTGAGCGTATGTCTGCAGTCGGTCCTTTCCTGCGTTTGTCTGGCCCTGCATCAGAGTCACGTCTGGAGTCTGCTGGCTTCCCCTGCCTACCTCACTCAAGCCGTCTCCATCATCCACTGTGTACGGCTACTCATTCATGCAG TGGCTGTGGGACCTGGAGACCAGCTGCTCACACCTGAGAGGAAGAAGACGCACACGGACACTAAAGACCAAGTGGACTCAGCTAAAGATA ATACATGTGAGCAGAGGGCATGTGAGGTGATGGTGGAGATGGTTGAGGCTCTGCAGTCAGTATTGTCTCTGGGTCACCCCAGAAACAGTCTTATCCCAGCATTCCTCACTCCCACCCTACGCAATGTCATCATCAGCCTTGCCAGGTTGCCGCTTGTCAACAGCTACACCCGTGTGCCACCATTG GTCTGGAAATTGGGCTGGTCCCCCAGACGTGGTGGTGAGTTTGGAACCGTACTACCTGAGATCCCTGTGGAGTTCCTGCAAGAGAAGGACGTCTTCAGGGAGTTTCTGTACCGCATCAACACATTAG GGTGGAGCAGTCGGACACAGTTTGAAGAAACATGGGCAACATTACTAGGGGTGCTGGTCACCCAACCAATCTCCATGGACCAGGAAGAGGAAAGCCAGCAGGAG GAGGATCTGGAGCGGACTCAGATTAACGTCCTGGCAGTGCAGGCCATAACCTCTCTGGTGCTCAGTGCTATGACACTCCCTGTAGCTGGAAACCCTGCGGTCAGCTGCCTGGAGCAGCAGCCACGCAACAAGAGCCTCAAAGCGTTGGACACAAG GTTTGGCAAAAAGCTAAGTGTGATCCGGGGGACGGTGGAGCGAGAAATCCAGGCCATGGTGTCCAAAAGAGACAACATAGCTACACATTTCCCATACCAGGCCTGGGACCCTGTTCCTTCCCTTACTTCTTCATCCACTG GTACTCTAATCAGCCACGAGAAACTGCTTCTTCAGATCAATACTGAGAGAGAAATGGGCAACATGGATTATAAACTGGGCCAG GTATCTATTCATTCTGTGTGGCTCGGAAACAACATCACTCCACTAAGAGAGGAAGAGTGgggtgaagatgaggaggatgagATAGATGCTCCACCCCCAGCTTCACCTCCAATTTCTCCTATAAACTCAAG GAAACATCGTGCTGGGGTGGACATCCACTCTTGCTCCCAGTTCCTCTTGGAGCTCTACAGCCAGTGGATCCTCCCTGGCAGCCCCAGCAGCCGAAAGACTCCAGTTATCCTCATTAGTGAAGTGGTGCGATCG CTGCTGGCGGTGTCGGACCTTTTCACAGAAAGAAATCAGTTTGACATGATGTTCTCCACCCTGATGGAGCTACAGAGGGTACACCCTCCCGAGGATGAGAttctgaaccagtatctggtgCCAGCCATCTGTAAAGCAGCTGCTGTTCTGGGCATG GATAAGGCTACAGCAGAGCCTGTTTGCCGTCTGTTGGAGACAACCCTGCGCAGCACGCACCTGCCCAGCCGTATAGGGGCTCTGCATGGAGTCCTGTACGTACTGGAGTGTGACCTGCTGGATGACACTGCCAGACAACTCATTCCCATAGTCAGCGAATACCTGCTGTCTAATCTCCGAGCGGTTGCATA CTGCGTGAACCTACATAACCAGCAACATGTGTTGGTGATGTGTGCTGTGGCCTTCTACATGATGGAGAACTATCCTCTGGATGTGGGCTCGGAGTTCAACAATGTCATCATCCAG CTGTGTGGGGTCATGCTGTCAGCCAGTGAGGAGGCAACTCCCTCAGTGATCTACCACTGCGTGCTGCGTGGTCTGGAGCGGCTGCTGTTGTCGGAACAGCTGTCCCGCCTGGACGCGGAGACGCTGGTGAAGCTGAGTGTGGAGCGAGTGAACATGCCCAGCCCACACCGCGCCATGGCCGCCCTGGGCCTCATGCTCACCTGCATGTACACAG gaaaGGAGAACGCAGTTCCTGGGCGTCCAGCTGAGGGCGACCCCAACGCACCAGACAGTGAGACAGTCATTGTTGCCATGGAGcgtgtttctgtgctttttgacAG GATCCGTAAGGGTTTCCCATGTGAAGCTCGAGTGGTGGCAAGGATATTGCCGCAGTTTCTAGATGACTTCTTCCCACCACAGGATGTTATGAACAAAGTCATAGGGGAGTTCCTGTCCAATCAGCAACCTTACCCACAGTTTATGGCAACTGTGGTATACAAG GTGTTCCAGACATTGCATGCAACAGGCCAGTCTTCCATGGTGCGTGACTGGGTGCTGCTGTCCCTCTCCAACTTCACTCAGCGCACTCCTGTTGCTATGGCAATGTGGAGCCTGTCCTGCTTCTTTGTCAGTGCCTCCACCAGCCAGTGGATTTCTGCCCT CCTACCCCATGTTATCAGCCGTATGGGAAAGTCTGACGTGGTAGACGTTAGCCTTTTCTGCTTGGTTGCAATGGATTTCTACCGTCACCAGATTGATGAAGAGTTGGACCGCCGCGCTTTCCAGTCTGTCTTTGAGATGGTGGCCTCACCTGGTAGTCCATACTACCAGCTCCTGTGTTGTCTGAAAAGCATCCACCAGGACACCTCACTGTAA